The Gammaproteobacteria bacterium genome includes the window CTGGCGCAGTCGCCGCACGGTTTCGGGGTCGAAATCAACACCCATGGCTGCCACGCCGTGTTGCGTGAGCCGGGCGAGCAGATGCTCGCCGTAACGCCCGAGGCCGAAAACGATAACACGCGGCGGCGCTTCGGATTGCGGCTGGCGCTCGACGGCCAGCTCGCGGTGCGGGCGGCGGCGTTCGAAGACGTTGAGCCACGGGCCGAGACGTTCATAGAGCGGCTGGGAATAGAGGATCAGGTACGTCGACAGGGCGATGGTGACTACGCCCACCAGTGTTGTCAGCCCCAGCGCATCCATGCCCACATGCCCGAGCGAGATGCCCATGGCGATAAAGATGATGGAAAACTCGCTGATCTGCGCCACCGTCAGCCCGGCCAGGAAGCCGGTGCGCTTGCGGTAGCCCATGTAGCCCATGATGGCCATGACGATGAGCGGATTGCCGACCAGCACGAACAGCGCCAGCACCACCGCTGGCCATAGTTCGCCGCCGAGGGTGGTAAAGTCCAGTTTGGTGCCCAGGTCGATGAAAAAAAACAGCAGCATGAAGTCGCGGATGCCGGTGAGCCGTGCACCCACGGCATCACGGAAATGGGTTGAGGCCAGCGAGAACCCCGCCAGAAAAGCGCCGGCCTCCTTGGAAAACCCGGCCCATTCGCCCAGCGCGGCCAACGCCGTGCCCCAGGCGATGGCGAAGATGAGCAGGAGTTCCTGCGAGCGCGCCATCAGGCGGGTGAGCGGCGGCAGTATATAGCGCATCAGCGCATAGAGCAGTAGCGCAGCCGCCAGCACACGCGCGCCGATGGACAGGGCCGCTGTAAACCATGTGGCTTCGGATTCCCCGCCGGCCCGCAGTGCACTCATCGCCATCATCGCCAGCACCACGGCGATGTCCTGCACGATCAGGAAGCCCACCGCGATGCGCCCATGCAGGGAATCCAGCTCCCGCTTGTCGGAGAGCAGCTTGATGATGATGATGGTGCTGGAGAAGGTGAGCGCCACCGCCACGTAAAGTGCCGTGAGCCAGTCGCGGCCCAGCGCCAGCACCAGCACGAAGCCGACGGAAATGGTGAAGGCCAGCTGCCCCAGTCCGGTGGCGAGTGCCACCGGACCGATGTTGCGCACGTGCTGCAGATCGAGCTTGAGCCCCACCAGGAACAACAATATGGCCACGCCGATCTGGGCCAGCAGATTGATCTGATCGTGGGCCTGCACCAGTTCCAGCCCGGCCGGACCCACGCCGATACCCACCACGATGTAGGCGATCAGCACCGGCTGGCGCAGCCGCACCGCCAGCGCGCCGGCGATGGCGGCGATAAGGAGTAGCAGGGCCATCTCGGCAAAGGGTTCGTGCATGGTCAGAGTGTACTTGAGCAGCGAGACTCACATGTATTCATTCACATGTGCTCAACACGCAAGCGCCGCAGCACGGCCTTTTCCGCTTCAACCGCGAGGAACTTGCCCAGTCCCAGCGCCAGGATGATCAGCCAGGACGTGGTGTCCAGTGCTGCGGTGTGGAACACCTGCTGCATCGGCGGCGTGTAGGTGAACAGGAGCTGGAACGCGATCAACAGCACGCTCATCCAGAAGGCCACCGGGTTGGCGGTGAGGATGTCCCGGGTGAAGGCCGTGGCGGTGAAGTGGCGCACATTGAACAGATATACCAGTTCGCCGACCACCAGCATGTTTACCGCTGCCGTGCGTGCCACCTCCAGGCTGCTGCCGCGTGCCAGTTCCCATTCGAACACGGTGAAGGTCACCGCGATCATCAGCAGGCTCACATAGGCGATACGTGCTGCCAGCAGACGTGTGATCAAGGGTTCCGAGGGGCGGCGCGGCGGACGGCGCATGACGCCCGGCTCGCCTGGCTCGAAGGCCAGCGCCAGCGCCAGTGTCACCGCCGTGACCATGTTCACCCACAGAATCTGGCCCGCGGTGACCGGCAGCGCCAGACCGGCGAACACCGCCAGCAGGATCACGCCCGCCTGCCCGCCGTTGGTGGGCAGGATGAAGAGCAGCGATTTCTTGATATTGTCGAACACCACGCGGCCCTCGCGCACGGCGCGCGCGATGGTGGCGAAATTGTCATCGGTGAGCACCAGATCGGCGGCCTCGCGCGCGGCATCGGTGCCCTTGTGTCCCATGGCCACGCCGATGTCGGCGGCCTTGAGCGCCGGGGCATCGTTGACGCCGTCACCGGTCATGGCGACCAGTTCGCCCTGGGCTTGCAGGGCGGCCACCAGACGCAGCTTGTGCTCAGGGCTGGCGCGGGCGAACACGTCGGTCTCGAGGGCGCAGCGCCGCAGCGCCGCGTCGTCCAGCGCCGCCACGGCATCGCCGGCGAGCGCTCGATCCGCGTTCAGGCCCAGTTGCCGGCCGATGGCCGCTGCGGTGACGGCGTGATCACCGGTAATCATCTTCACGCGCAGCCCGGCGCGCTGGCATTCAGCCACTGCTGCGATGGCTTCCTCGCGCGGCGGATCGATGAGGCCGGTCAGCCCCAGCAAGGTGAAGCGCCGGGTGATATCGGCCATCGACAGCGCCGTGGTGCCGGCAGGCATATCGCAGTATGCCAACGCCAGCACACGCTGTCCGGCGGCGGCGGCGTCTTCCATGCGCGCTTC containing:
- a CDS encoding cation:proton antiporter, translated to MHEPFAEMALLLLIAAIAGALAVRLRQPVLIAYIVVGIGVGPAGLELVQAHDQINLLAQIGVAILLFLVGLKLDLQHVRNIGPVALATGLGQLAFTISVGFVLVLALGRDWLTALYVAVALTFSSTIIIIKLLSDKRELDSLHGRIAVGFLIVQDIAVVLAMMAMSALRAGGESEATWFTAALSIGARVLAAALLLYALMRYILPPLTRLMARSQELLLIFAIAWGTALAALGEWAGFSKEAGAFLAGFSLASTHFRDAVGARLTGIRDFMLLFFFIDLGTKLDFTTLGGELWPAVVLALFVLVGNPLIVMAIMGYMGYRKRTGFLAGLTVAQISEFSIIFIAMGISLGHVGMDALGLTTLVGVVTIALSTYLILYSQPLYERLGPWLNVFERRRPHRELAVERQPQSEAPPRVIVFGLGRYGEHLLARLTQHGVAAMGVDFDPETVRRLRQRGFSVRFGDGEDAAFVETLPLAAAAWIVTTLPSWDTNRALLHALKALGVAGCIAGVVRDEIHGHALHAAGVAQVINPFLDAAEHTARMITDTLSPPEVTP